Proteins from a genomic interval of Sphingobacterium lactis:
- a CDS encoding transcriptional repressor has product MNELTLYNPASLSEDTLIEGFIVRTELFKDIFEIISNTESTNNKSHILIQGQRGLGKTTLLLRLKYEIERDNKLRKSILPVYFSEESYDVNSLATLWEKLLKYLDEYYNTDGLYYNSTEDFVDNENYEELCFNYLINVIRSKNKKIVLFFDNFGELFLDILKQKDKERLYSILLNCPLIQVIGSSAVVLDNFKINGERFFDLFNIFFLKGLNANETLELIKKLQENCSADSKINLNKSKAKIETLSILTGGVIRTIMMLYQVLLDDPYGKALDDLEKILDKVTPLYKHRIEDLPIQQRKIVDVIARKWDATSAKEIANEIREDGKRISTKIVSAQLNQLEKNNVIEKKSTSNKNNLYQIKERFFNIWYLMRNGDRRDKKRVVWLTKFLEIWYDDEDSQEIFIKKHINAISSGNYIPSSALLVFEALANSEKFNPLKLDDILRHTTKLFNDNEVKHLSDLVNSRKITAAITRYQQNKFDEAINILNSIKENDTSKLLILSQIYIETGKDNLAIELLNHIIYITDIDLIFFEKICFYFDKFDLFFEVLNRSKDSLIKSNVEYVIGEAYYDQQIYNNAYNHFEIAYKLGNVDAYGKMISSLFNLRDFKKMEGLLLTGFNMSIVDISELLNFYAFYAKDSDKLKEYLILSPKNGEYYLYLYLLDIGITDDDNNTNHGEDNSQDVSKLEQSIDLFLKENKGKKIQSKNFMLCASLLLSHYVDLLGDYSKGLNLIQRIEGKSDQNFYPFLVMKAIVLLVNNILDKELIMDVLTLWRIDDDDIENINTLMINLLAKSEYEFLYEIFNQNSAILKERFKPIYYALMKLLNNTYPDEIIKMGDELRIPVEEIIEDVTNLKEVYNMNK; this is encoded by the coding sequence ATGAACGAATTGACATTATATAATCCTGCATCATTGAGTGAAGACACCCTTATAGAGGGCTTTATTGTCAGAACTGAATTGTTCAAAGATATATTTGAAATAATTAGTAACACAGAATCGACTAACAATAAATCTCATATACTTATTCAAGGGCAAAGAGGTTTAGGAAAAACAACATTACTACTTCGATTAAAATATGAAATCGAGCGAGATAATAAATTAAGGAAAAGCATTTTGCCTGTATATTTTAGTGAAGAATCATATGATGTTAATAGCTTGGCAACTTTATGGGAGAAGTTATTAAAATATTTAGATGAATATTATAATACAGATGGTCTTTACTACAATAGCACTGAGGACTTTGTTGATAATGAGAATTATGAGGAACTATGTTTTAATTATTTAATAAATGTTATAAGGTCCAAAAACAAAAAAATAGTATTATTCTTTGATAATTTTGGAGAACTTTTTCTTGATATTCTTAAACAGAAAGATAAAGAGAGACTATATTCAATTTTGTTAAACTGCCCTTTAATTCAAGTCATAGGCTCTTCTGCTGTCGTTTTGGATAATTTCAAAATAAACGGTGAGAGATTTTTCGATTTATTTAATATTTTCTTCTTAAAAGGTTTAAATGCAAATGAAACATTGGAACTCATAAAAAAGTTGCAAGAGAATTGTTCCGCAGACTCAAAAATTAATCTGAATAAAAGCAAAGCAAAAATTGAAACTCTTTCTATTCTGACTGGGGGGGTAATCAGAACGATAATGATGTTATATCAAGTTTTGTTAGATGATCCTTACGGAAAAGCATTAGATGACCTAGAAAAAATTCTTGACAAGGTAACTCCTTTGTACAAACATAGAATAGAAGATTTACCGATTCAGCAAAGAAAAATTGTTGATGTAATTGCTAGAAAATGGGATGCTACTAGTGCTAAAGAAATTGCAAATGAAATAAGAGAAGATGGCAAAAGAATCTCTACAAAAATTGTTTCAGCTCAATTGAATCAATTGGAGAAAAATAATGTTATTGAAAAAAAATCAACTTCAAACAAGAATAACTTATATCAAATAAAAGAGAGATTTTTTAATATCTGGTACCTTATGAGAAACGGGGATCGAAGAGATAAAAAAAGAGTAGTTTGGCTAACTAAATTCTTAGAAATTTGGTATGATGATGAAGATAGTCAAGAAATTTTTATAAAGAAGCATATAAATGCAATTAGTTCTGGTAACTATATTCCATCATCGGCACTTCTTGTTTTTGAAGCTTTGGCAAATTCAGAAAAATTTAATCCTTTGAAACTGGATGATATTTTAAGGCATACGACAAAACTTTTCAACGATAATGAGGTAAAGCATTTATCAGACTTAGTAAATTCAAGAAAAATCACGGCTGCAATAACAAGGTATCAACAAAATAAGTTTGATGAAGCTATTAATATTTTGAATAGCATCAAAGAAAACGATACTAGTAAGCTTCTTATATTATCTCAGATTTATATAGAAACTGGCAAAGATAATTTAGCAATAGAACTCCTCAATCACATAATATATATTACTGATATAGATCTTATTTTTTTTGAAAAGATCTGTTTCTACTTTGATAAATTTGACCTGTTTTTTGAAGTATTGAATAGAAGTAAAGATTCACTCATTAAATCAAATGTTGAATATGTTATTGGGGAGGCATATTATGATCAGCAAATTTATAATAATGCTTACAACCATTTTGAAATAGCATATAAACTCGGAAATGTTGATGCCTATGGAAAAATGATCTCTTCTTTATTTAATCTTAGAGATTTTAAAAAAATGGAGGGATTATTATTAACTGGTTTCAACATGAGCATTGTTGATATTTCTGAGTTACTAAATTTCTATGCATTCTATGCTAAAGATAGTGATAAACTGAAAGAATATTTGATTTTGTCACCAAAGAATGGAGAATATTATCTGTATTTGTACTTACTTGATATAGGGATTACTGATGATGATAATAATACTAATCATGGAGAAGATAATAGCCAAGATGTAAGTAAGTTAGAACAATCTATAGATCTGTTTTTAAAAGAAAACAAAGGAAAAAAAATTCAAAGCAAAAATTTTATGCTTTGTGCATCGTTACTTTTATCTCATTATGTTGATTTATTAGGGGATTATTCAAAAGGTCTCAATCTTATTCAGCGAATTGAGGGAAAATCAGATCAAAACTTTTATCCCTTTTTAGTAATGAAGGCAATAGTATTGTTAGTTAATAATATTCTAGATAAAGAGTTAATTATGGACGTTTTAACTCTATGGAGAATTGATGATGATGATATAGAGAATATCAATACTTTAATGATTAATTTATTAGCGAAGTCGGAATATGAATTTCTATATGAGATTTTTAATCAAAATTCAGCAATCCTTAAGGAACGGTTTAAGCCAATTTATTATGCATTAATGAAATTATTAAACAATACATATCCTGATGAAATAATTAAAATGGGAGATGAATTGCGTATTCCAGTCGAGGAAATAATAGAAGATGTAACAAACTTAAAAGAAGTGTATAATATGAATAAGTAA
- the hemW gene encoding radical SAM family heme chaperone HemW: MIYFHIPFCKQACHYCDFHFSTSLKYREDLLAAMHLEIEKRAAYLSEDVHSIYFGGGTPSILEADEIQGLVDKVSQHFHISTDAEITLEANPDDLHKKKVQALRGTAINRFSIGIQSFFEEDLRWMNRAHNAEEATSSIMRVQDAGFENITCDLIYGYPLLTNAKWKSNMQQLIDLQVPHISSYSMTVEKKTALDHMINKGKTPALNEAQSADQMLLLIDTLTNAGYEQYEISNFAYPGRHAKHNSNYWMGKPYLGIGPSAHSFNGDSRSWNVANNALYIKGILANELQLETEQLTKNDRYNEYIMTALRTKWGVDKHFVEKEFGSDYTNELLHGLAAYIHNGEVQEASSGIITLTASGKLLADQIASELFIVE; the protein is encoded by the coding sequence ATGATCTATTTCCACATTCCATTCTGCAAGCAGGCATGTCATTATTGTGACTTCCACTTCAGCACTTCCTTAAAATACAGGGAGGACCTCTTGGCAGCAATGCACTTGGAGATTGAAAAGCGTGCGGCGTACCTTAGCGAAGACGTGCATTCCATCTATTTCGGCGGAGGTACCCCCTCAATCTTGGAAGCTGACGAAATACAGGGTTTAGTCGATAAGGTTTCTCAGCATTTTCATATCAGCACCGATGCGGAAATTACCTTGGAAGCTAACCCCGATGATCTTCACAAAAAGAAAGTCCAGGCTTTGCGCGGTACAGCCATTAATCGATTCAGTATTGGTATTCAGTCATTCTTTGAGGAGGATTTACGGTGGATGAATCGGGCGCACAATGCCGAAGAAGCCACATCCTCCATTATGCGGGTGCAGGATGCGGGGTTTGAAAATATAACCTGTGATCTGATCTATGGCTATCCTTTGCTGACCAATGCGAAATGGAAAAGCAATATGCAGCAGCTGATCGATCTGCAGGTCCCTCATATTTCTTCCTACTCCATGACCGTGGAGAAGAAGACAGCACTTGACCATATGATCAATAAGGGAAAAACCCCAGCCTTGAATGAGGCGCAGAGTGCCGATCAGATGCTGCTCCTGATTGATACGCTGACCAACGCTGGCTATGAGCAATATGAAATCTCTAATTTTGCTTATCCGGGCCGACATGCCAAGCACAACAGCAACTACTGGATGGGCAAACCCTATCTTGGCATCGGTCCATCCGCTCATTCCTTCAATGGAGATTCCCGATCGTGGAATGTGGCGAACAATGCGTTGTACATCAAAGGTATACTGGCCAATGAGCTTCAATTGGAAACCGAACAACTCACCAAGAATGATCGCTATAATGAGTATATCATGACCGCTTTACGGACGAAATGGGGCGTGGATAAGCACTTTGTAGAAAAGGAATTCGGATCCGATTATACCAACGAATTGCTACATGGACTTGCAGCATATATCCATAACGGCGAGGTACAGGAAGCATCTTCCGGTATCATTACACTCACGGCAAGTGGGAAGTTGTTGGCCGACCAGATTGCTTCGGAACTGTTCATTGTCGAATAA
- a CDS encoding glyceraldehyde-3-phosphate dehydrogenase: MTQDSTFEGQIKSYKTNQNACVKLIQIVSDLWYNQSVELVLFRNQLIDRRVSFILNLHQQSKDYLGTELSILETLKAAEAIQELGINPSRIDIGKLALNIRKEGVADDDVLAFVKKELEPAAAHQGFKPKDVVLYGFGRIGRLLARELISKAGAGRQLRLRAIVTRDQVDEKTLEKRASLLRQDSIHGNFDGEVSVDVEKGALIMNGIPVYIISAKNPEEIDYTQYDINDALVIDNTGAFRDDKELARHLQSKGAGMALLTAPGKGVPNIVYGVNENDVDTKKDNIFSAASCTTNAISPVLAVLEAELGIEKGHIETIHSYTNDQNLVDNMHKKSRRGRAAALNMVITETGAGSAVAKVLPQLAGKLTSNAIRVPVPNGSLAILNLELKKGTSVESLNEILRKAALEGDLVEQISYMNNSELVSSDIVGTSAASVVDAPATIVSDDGKTAIIYVWYDNEYGYSHQVMRLARHIAGVRRYTYY; encoded by the coding sequence ATGACACAAGATTCTACTTTTGAGGGGCAGATCAAAAGTTACAAAACAAATCAAAATGCCTGTGTAAAGCTTATTCAAATCGTAAGCGATCTATGGTACAATCAATCCGTTGAACTGGTACTCTTCAGGAACCAATTGATAGACAGAAGAGTGAGTTTTATCCTCAACCTCCATCAGCAATCGAAAGATTATTTGGGTACCGAGCTCAGTATCTTGGAGACCCTTAAAGCCGCGGAAGCTATCCAGGAATTGGGCATCAATCCTTCCCGTATCGATATCGGAAAACTAGCGCTAAACATCCGGAAGGAAGGAGTTGCAGATGATGATGTTCTCGCTTTTGTGAAAAAGGAACTTGAGCCTGCAGCGGCTCACCAGGGTTTCAAACCGAAGGATGTAGTGCTTTATGGTTTTGGTCGTATCGGCCGCCTGTTGGCTCGTGAGCTGATAAGCAAAGCAGGGGCAGGTAGACAATTACGCCTTCGCGCCATCGTGACGCGCGATCAGGTAGATGAGAAAACTTTGGAAAAGCGTGCCAGCCTATTGCGCCAAGATTCTATTCATGGCAATTTTGATGGAGAAGTCAGTGTTGATGTGGAAAAAGGGGCATTGATCATGAACGGCATCCCAGTATATATCATCTCGGCAAAGAATCCTGAAGAAATTGATTATACCCAGTACGATATCAATGATGCATTGGTTATCGATAATACCGGTGCATTCCGTGATGATAAGGAGTTGGCGAGACACCTGCAATCCAAAGGAGCGGGAATGGCCCTATTGACCGCGCCGGGCAAAGGTGTGCCTAATATTGTATATGGGGTGAATGAGAATGATGTAGATACGAAGAAGGATAACATTTTCTCTGCTGCATCTTGTACGACCAATGCAATTTCCCCAGTGCTTGCTGTGCTAGAGGCGGAATTGGGTATTGAAAAAGGACACATAGAAACGATCCACTCGTATACGAATGACCAGAATCTGGTGGATAACATGCACAAGAAATCCCGTCGGGGTCGTGCCGCGGCTTTGAATATGGTGATTACGGAAACCGGGGCAGGTTCAGCTGTTGCTAAGGTACTTCCACAATTGGCAGGGAAATTAACCTCCAATGCCATCCGTGTTCCGGTTCCAAATGGCTCCCTAGCTATCCTCAACCTGGAATTGAAAAAGGGAACCTCAGTAGAATCATTGAACGAAATCTTACGGAAAGCTGCTTTGGAAGGGGACCTAGTGGAACAGATCAGCTACATGAACAATTCCGAGTTGGTTTCTTCCGATATCGTGGGGACATCCGCTGCCTCAGTTGTTGACGCGCCTGCAACAATTGTCTCTGATGACGGGAAAACCGCGATTATCTATGTTTGGTATGATAATGAATATGGCTATTCCCATCAGGTGATGCGATTGGCCAGACATATTGCTGGAGTAAGACGTTATACCTATTATTAA
- a CDS encoding sulfatase family protein → MIYVDDLGYGDVGAYGATKIHTPHIDNLAAEGIRFTNGHAVAATCTPSRYALMTGQYPFRKSGTGVLPGDAALIIDTAQFTLPDLFQDQGYATAIIGKWHLGLGDQVEKNWNAAITPGPNEVGYGRSYIFPATADRVPTVFMDNHWVVGLDQDDPITVSYVEKVGNDPTGAENPELLKMKATPDHGHNQTIVNGIGRIGWMTGGTRARWVDEEVTLTFVDKAKAFIREQQGNPFFLSYHATEPHVPRMPSTMFKGKSGLGYRGDAILQLDHTVGELVKELKHQGVYDNTIIIFTSDNGPVLDDGYEDDAVTELNGHDPFGGLRGGKYSAFEAGTRVPFIISWPKGIEKGKVSDALVSQVDFLASFAHYFQVALPATQNMDSQNIWDAFAGKKRVGRGELVKSSGTFSLTSGPFKYIKPNKGQAVAKLTNIELGNSPKDQLYNLADDRGETRNLAEDQVQKTEEMKNRLEEILKNK, encoded by the coding sequence ATGATCTATGTGGATGATCTGGGCTATGGAGATGTGGGCGCCTATGGTGCAACAAAAATACATACCCCACATATCGATAACCTCGCCGCGGAAGGTATCCGATTTACCAATGGGCATGCTGTTGCCGCGACCTGTACCCCTTCGCGTTATGCGTTGATGACCGGGCAATACCCCTTTCGGAAATCCGGAACGGGCGTGCTCCCTGGCGACGCAGCACTCATCATCGATACTGCACAATTCACTCTTCCCGATCTCTTCCAGGATCAGGGATATGCGACAGCGATCATTGGTAAGTGGCACCTCGGTTTGGGTGATCAGGTAGAGAAGAATTGGAACGCAGCTATTACTCCGGGACCAAATGAGGTTGGCTATGGTCGGTCCTATATTTTTCCCGCAACCGCGGATCGTGTGCCGACGGTGTTTATGGACAACCATTGGGTTGTCGGATTGGATCAGGATGATCCAATCACCGTTTCTTATGTAGAGAAGGTCGGGAATGACCCCACAGGAGCAGAAAACCCCGAGTTGCTGAAAATGAAAGCGACACCCGATCATGGACACAATCAAACGATCGTCAATGGAATTGGCCGTATCGGATGGATGACTGGAGGGACGCGTGCGCGCTGGGTGGATGAGGAAGTGACCCTGACCTTTGTCGACAAGGCCAAAGCATTTATACGCGAACAGCAAGGCAATCCTTTTTTCCTAAGTTATCATGCAACCGAACCGCATGTGCCACGTATGCCGTCCACCATGTTCAAGGGGAAAAGTGGCTTAGGCTATCGTGGGGATGCGATTCTGCAACTGGACCATACTGTTGGCGAACTGGTGAAGGAACTTAAGCATCAAGGTGTGTATGACAATACCATCATTATCTTCACGAGCGACAATGGCCCTGTCCTGGATGACGGTTATGAAGATGATGCTGTTACGGAATTAAATGGACACGACCCCTTTGGTGGATTGCGCGGCGGTAAGTACTCCGCGTTCGAAGCTGGTACCCGAGTGCCTTTTATTATCAGTTGGCCGAAGGGAATTGAAAAGGGAAAGGTATCGGATGCCCTCGTCAGTCAAGTTGATTTTTTGGCAAGCTTTGCCCATTACTTTCAGGTGGCATTGCCTGCCACGCAGAACATGGACAGTCAGAACATCTGGGATGCCTTTGCAGGAAAAAAGAGGGTAGGCCGTGGGGAATTGGTGAAATCATCGGGAACTTTCTCCCTCACCTCTGGACCCTTTAAATACATCAAACCCAACAAGGGGCAAGCCGTGGCAAAGTTGACCAATATAGAACTTGGAAACAGCCCAAAGGATCAGCTCTATAACCTCGCCGACGACCGAGGGGAAACGCGGAATCTGGCCGAAGACCAAGTTCAAAAAACAGAGGAAATGAAAAATCGGTTGGAGGAAATCCTGAAGAACAAATAA
- a CDS encoding M1 family metallopeptidase, with protein sequence MNLKTSITLLLLTVTSVMGFAQRKTYWDQKVDYAMEIDVNEKTFQYDGKMKLKYSNNSGQELNKVYFHLYFNAFQPGSMMDERLKNIVDPDARMVTRSGTKEKPVVTSRIATLSPQQVGYQKIKTVKYNGVDVPFKEDGTILEVNLPTAIKDASTVEFDLTWEAQVPEQIRRSGRNSKEGIAFSMTQWYPKMAQFDEFGWHLDEYIGREFIAPFGNFDVKIHINKDYVIGSSGKLQNPTEVKGYFNNAKIKAKNNKATWHYKAENIHDFAWAADPKLVVDSAKTQTGTTIYTVYLPTDQEVIGNWKTALGMATEFFDFTGKHFGQYPWSTYTIVQGGDGGMEYGTATLITGGRNLKGLVGVIFHEAAHSWYQHLFGINETVDEWMDEGFTSYIEELAYQEIFLKPKVRELNPIGMAYNGYYRLAKSGKEEPMSLLADYYNTNFAYSNEAYNKGAVLAEQLGYIIGKENLQKTFLTFYDQWKFKHPTPNDFKRVAEQTADINLKWYFNLFINTTRTIDYAIGEVSDQQIEIKNKSNLAMPIDLLVEYQDGSRELFYIPLREMRGEKPAEQFDIYQGVKRTVLPDWFWTKPSYTIPVSKQVKKAWIDPTQRLADINYEDNAYGQ encoded by the coding sequence ATGAACTTAAAAACCAGCATTACCTTACTCTTATTGACTGTGACGTCCGTCATGGGTTTTGCGCAGCGCAAAACCTACTGGGATCAAAAGGTGGATTATGCCATGGAAATCGATGTGAACGAAAAAACGTTCCAGTACGATGGCAAAATGAAACTGAAATACAGCAACAATTCCGGTCAGGAATTGAATAAAGTCTATTTTCACCTCTACTTCAACGCTTTCCAACCGGGCAGCATGATGGATGAGCGATTAAAGAACATCGTTGACCCTGATGCCCGTATGGTTACTCGGTCTGGAACAAAGGAAAAACCTGTTGTTACCAGCCGGATCGCTACCCTTAGCCCACAACAGGTCGGCTATCAGAAAATCAAAACCGTGAAATACAATGGCGTGGATGTTCCTTTTAAAGAAGACGGGACCATCCTAGAGGTTAACCTACCGACAGCCATCAAAGATGCATCAACTGTAGAGTTTGACTTGACCTGGGAAGCACAGGTGCCGGAACAGATCCGCCGAAGCGGAAGAAACTCCAAAGAAGGCATCGCTTTTTCCATGACACAATGGTATCCTAAGATGGCACAATTCGATGAATTCGGATGGCACTTGGATGAATACATCGGCCGTGAATTTATAGCCCCTTTCGGAAACTTCGATGTTAAGATCCATATCAATAAGGATTATGTCATCGGATCTTCGGGAAAACTACAGAATCCTACCGAAGTGAAGGGTTATTTTAATAATGCAAAGATCAAAGCAAAAAATAACAAGGCTACATGGCACTATAAAGCAGAGAATATTCATGACTTTGCTTGGGCTGCAGATCCAAAGTTAGTGGTTGACTCTGCGAAAACTCAAACGGGCACCACCATTTACACGGTATACCTGCCAACTGACCAGGAAGTGATCGGAAATTGGAAAACTGCGCTGGGTATGGCGACTGAATTCTTCGACTTTACAGGTAAGCATTTTGGTCAATACCCTTGGTCAACTTATACGATCGTTCAGGGTGGAGACGGTGGGATGGAATATGGAACCGCAACGCTGATCACCGGCGGCCGTAATCTAAAGGGATTGGTAGGCGTCATTTTCCATGAAGCTGCACACTCTTGGTACCAGCACCTTTTCGGCATCAATGAAACCGTTGATGAATGGATGGACGAAGGTTTTACCAGTTATATCGAAGAACTAGCCTATCAGGAAATTTTCCTGAAGCCCAAAGTTCGCGAACTCAATCCAATAGGCATGGCCTATAACGGTTATTACCGTTTGGCAAAATCAGGAAAAGAGGAGCCTATGAGTCTGCTTGCAGATTATTACAACACGAATTTCGCATACAGTAATGAAGCGTACAATAAAGGCGCTGTACTGGCCGAACAATTAGGATACATTATCGGCAAGGAAAACCTGCAGAAAACATTCCTGACGTTTTACGACCAATGGAAATTCAAGCACCCCACTCCGAATGATTTTAAACGCGTAGCCGAACAGACTGCGGACATCAACCTGAAATGGTACTTCAACCTGTTCATCAACACCACGCGGACGATCGATTACGCTATTGGCGAAGTTTCCGATCAGCAGATCGAGATCAAGAACAAGTCCAACTTAGCGATGCCGATCGACTTACTGGTGGAGTATCAGGATGGTAGCCGGGAGCTGTTCTACATCCCTTTGCGTGAGATGCGGGGTGAAAAACCAGCTGAACAGTTTGACATTTATCAGGGCGTGAAACGTACGGTACTTCCGGACTGGTTCTGGACAAAGCCTAGCTATACCATTCCGGTCAGCAAACAGGTAAAAAAAGCTTGGATTGACCCGACTCAGCGTCTTGCAGACATCAACTACGAAGATAACGCATACGGTCAATAA
- a CDS encoding WG repeat-containing protein → MKSLFSIILLTFITFSGVAQESYRIEYTIRLDQKLKDFIRDTSQEEMDQHTRKRLSDYLDMEGKASIRTWVTSEMVLSKFHPVGKSTQLVDKKNNKVYLLDSVSQRYAGLPEDVQTSVLKTTVLKETAEIAGINCKAAILEASNDEMNTGNMTYKVWYTENLPKVYWKDYQFLAEVPGAVLRLAVDGYTYEAIRVKKENINPEIFSIPHNYKETDVEALTLLLDPHAEDMDLGEDRIAFMESGNTLYGIKNEKNEVLAKPQFVTITPYHDDVAIATLPEDAAVLIDLNGQIIGGERYDYIDFFLHRDAYLFSKNGKTSLMDKQGKQIWPHAYDQVESSGQKYAIVMEGEQMGIIDHNGNSVVPLAPRGIDQCDQYHYISDTGNGPKVYTIVDEKLVFEGYDIILLTGEKDLFVVSKDADSFGLANKNGELILPMEYSYITPFSNGRASVMKNNAEDEYYINTKGEQILEDDTI, encoded by the coding sequence ATGAAATCGCTGTTTAGCATTATCCTCCTGACATTTATCACTTTCTCCGGTGTTGCCCAAGAAAGCTATCGCATTGAATACACTATCCGATTGGACCAGAAACTCAAGGATTTTATTCGCGACACCTCCCAAGAGGAGATGGATCAGCACACACGAAAAAGACTTTCGGATTATCTGGACATGGAAGGCAAGGCATCCATTCGTACGTGGGTAACCTCTGAGATGGTGCTAAGCAAATTCCATCCCGTTGGTAAATCAACCCAACTGGTCGATAAAAAGAACAATAAAGTATATCTATTGGATTCCGTTTCCCAACGTTATGCTGGGTTGCCAGAGGACGTTCAAACTTCAGTGCTTAAAACGACTGTCCTCAAGGAAACTGCCGAAATAGCTGGCATAAACTGCAAGGCGGCTATTTTGGAGGCATCGAACGATGAAATGAACACCGGCAATATGACCTATAAGGTCTGGTATACCGAAAACCTCCCAAAAGTATACTGGAAAGATTACCAGTTTTTGGCAGAAGTTCCTGGCGCAGTTCTCCGATTAGCGGTGGACGGATATACCTATGAAGCCATTCGTGTAAAGAAAGAAAACATCAACCCAGAAATTTTCTCCATTCCCCATAATTACAAAGAAACCGACGTGGAGGCTTTAACCCTGCTGCTTGATCCGCATGCTGAAGATATGGACCTGGGCGAGGATAGGATAGCATTTATGGAATCCGGCAATACATTATACGGCATAAAAAATGAGAAAAATGAAGTATTGGCGAAACCACAATTCGTGACGATCACACCATATCATGATGATGTGGCCATCGCTACCCTACCGGAGGATGCTGCAGTTTTGATCGATCTGAACGGACAGATTATCGGTGGAGAACGTTACGATTACATTGATTTTTTTCTGCACAGGGATGCTTACCTTTTTTCAAAAAACGGAAAGACAAGTCTGATGGACAAGCAAGGAAAGCAGATTTGGCCGCATGCCTATGATCAGGTAGAAAGTTCGGGGCAGAAATATGCTATCGTTATGGAAGGTGAGCAGATGGGGATCATCGATCACAACGGCAATTCAGTTGTGCCGTTGGCTCCACGAGGTATCGACCAATGCGATCAGTACCATTACATCTCCGACACGGGAAATGGGCCAAAGGTATATACCATTGTGGATGAGAAGTTGGTATTTGAAGGGTATGACATCATCTTATTGACCGGAGAAAAGGATCTGTTCGTGGTATCCAAAGATGCCGACAGTTTTGGATTGGCCAACAAAAATGGTGAACTTATCCTCCCGATGGAATACAGCTATATCACTCCCTTTTCTAACGGTAGGGCATCAGTAATGAAAAACAATGCCGAAGATGAGTATTACATCAATACCAAAGGGGAACAAATTCTGGAAGATGACACAATTTAA
- a CDS encoding alpha/beta fold hydrolase gives MRNGKRRTFQYNIIAIICILLLLHTGAVAQVRDSLYARFEQDKKTFSVFEKEHRKFVKGKHHKLAYLHWGEPSEKVFVWLPGSFLSAYDFQPFAESLTAMGYYVIAVDHYGHGLTAVPKSDLDFWDFADDLNVLLDKERIGKVVLGGFSRGGYLATAFYDRYPDRISALVLEDGGSVRFQALFNEMTEQERETFFQGVETPEYVKEKLFSQSGSAFDLYKNMLDFSKPDQGYQLFGFMKKVKGKWVGYYGLDEYMHMQDGNHYRQVLYNSDSVSRYASSMVRIDPLNTFRYLKVPLLILDATGQPDVFKSGKGNQQLQELHPHFVTHHTFDCAEHNIHFECPEEFLQELLGFLDSLE, from the coding sequence ATGAGAAACGGAAAAAGGAGAACCTTTCAATATAATATCATCGCTATAATTTGTATTTTACTATTGCTGCATACCGGAGCTGTTGCACAAGTTCGAGATTCTTTGTACGCTCGTTTTGAACAGGACAAGAAGACTTTTTCAGTCTTTGAAAAGGAACACCGTAAATTTGTTAAGGGCAAACATCACAAACTTGCTTATCTGCATTGGGGTGAACCTTCCGAAAAGGTATTTGTATGGCTTCCGGGAAGTTTCCTTTCGGCATACGATTTCCAGCCGTTTGCTGAATCGTTGACTGCCATGGGCTACTACGTTATTGCGGTTGATCATTATGGACATGGTCTAACTGCTGTCCCGAAAAGCGATCTTGATTTTTGGGATTTTGCAGATGACCTTAATGTTTTATTGGATAAGGAGCGGATCGGGAAAGTAGTGCTGGGTGGTTTTTCACGCGGGGGTTATCTGGCTACAGCCTTTTATGACCGATATCCCGATCGTATTTCCGCCTTGGTGTTGGAGGATGGTGGATCCGTACGATTCCAGGCTCTGTTCAACGAGATGACTGAGCAGGAGCGCGAGACATTCTTTCAGGGGGTAGAAACGCCAGAGTATGTTAAGGAAAAGCTGTTTTCCCAGTCAGGCTCAGCCTTTGATCTGTATAAGAATATGCTGGACTTCAGCAAGCCAGATCAGGGATATCAACTGTTTGGCTTCATGAAAAAGGTAAAAGGGAAGTGGGTCGGTTATTATGGACTGGATGAATACATGCATATGCAAGATGGGAACCATTATAGACAGGTGCTTTATAATTCAGATTCCGTAAGTCGATATGCGTCCTCGATGGTGCGCATTGATCCACTTAATACCTTTAGATACCTGAAGGTGCCTCTGTTAATTCTCGATGCGACAGGTCAACCCGATGTTTTTAAGTCCGGAAAGGGGAACCAACAATTGCAAGAACTCCATCCCCATTTCGTCACACACCACACCTTCGATTGTGCTGAACACAACATCCATTTTGAATGTCCAGAAGAATTTCTGCAGGAACTGTTGGGATTTTTGGATAGCTTAGAGTAG